In Phalacrocorax aristotelis chromosome 6, bGulAri2.1, whole genome shotgun sequence, one DNA window encodes the following:
- the EXTL2 gene encoding LOW QUALITY PROTEIN: exostosin-like 2 (The sequence of the model RefSeq protein was modified relative to this genomic sequence to represent the inferred CDS: inserted 1 base in 1 codon) produces the protein MYGEPGSLITTVNNTYNSILNSKIPNNCPVETRXGKQSYLATMRHFHFCKLPGRVMGIRLLRFTSVVIVVLLLVAGALTALLPTVKDDKMPNLRREPKAQSQSALDSFTLIMQTYNRTDLLLKLLNHYQAIPHLHKVIVVWNNIGEKIPEEMWNSLGPHPVPVVFKVQTVNRMRNRLQNFPELETKAVLMMDDDTLVSAHDLAFAFSVWQQFPEHIVGFVPRKHISTPSGVYSYGSFELQNPGFGNGDQYSMVLIGAAFFHSGYLEDFQRQPEAVYTLIDETQNCDDIAMNFLVAKHTGKPSGVFVKPVDIRNLEKDTNSGYSGMWHRAEHLLQRSYCVNKLVNIYDGMPLKYSNIMISQFGFPNYANHKNKM, from the exons ATTCAAAGATCCCAAATAACTGTCCTGTAGAAACAA AGGGAAAACAATCCTACTTGGCAACAATGAG gcattttcacTTCTGTAAGCTTCCAGGAAGAGTTATGGGAATCCGCCTACTACGCTTCACTTCTGTGGTGATCGTTGTCTTACTTCTCGTGGCAGGTGCTTTAACAGCTTTGCTTCCCACTGTCAAAGATGACAAAATGCCTAATTTGAGAAGGGAACCAAAAGCCCAGAGTCAGTCTGCCTTGGATTCATTTACTCTCATTATGCAGACATATAATAGAACTGACTTACTGCTAAAGCTTTTAAATCATTATCAAGCCATCCCCCACCTACATAAAGTAATTGTTGTGTGGAACAACATTGGTGAGAAGATACCAGAGGAAATGTGGAATTCCTTGGGGCCTCATCCTGTCCCCGTTGTCTTTAAAGTTCAAACTGTAAATCGCATGAGGAACAGACTCCAGAATTTCCCTGAGCTGGAAACAAAAG CTGTTTTAATGATGGATGATGATACACTAGTCAGTGCGCATGACcttgcttttgccttttctgtttggCAG CAATTTCCAGAGCATATAGTGGGATTTGTTCCTAGAAAGCACATTTCTACTCCTTCAGGCGTATACAGTTATGGCAGCTTCGAATTGCAGAACCCTGGCTTTGGAAACGGAGATCAATATTCCATGGTTCTTATTGGTGCAGCGTTTTTTCATAGTGGGTATTTAGAAGACTTTCAAAGACAGCCGGAAGCTGTTTACACCTTAATAGATGAAACTCAAAATTGTGATGATATTGCCATGAATTTTCTGGTAGCCAAGCACACTGGGAAGCCTTCAGGAGTGTTTGTGAAGCCTGTTGATAtaagaaatttagaaaaagaCACTAACAGTGGCTATTCTGGAATGTGGCACCGAGCAGAGCACCTGTTACAGAGATCTTACTGTGTAAATAAACTGGTTAATATTTATGATGGCAtgcctttaaaatattctaatatCATGATTTCTCAGTTTGGTTTTCCTAATTATGCcaatcacaaaaataaaatgtaa